A part of Candidatus Hydrogenedentota bacterium genomic DNA contains:
- a CDS encoding ABC transporter permease, with the protein MFRGITSIIYKETFHILRDFRTLFLMLLLPVMDLSIFGYAIDLEVRNIATVVYNLDGRPQSRDLLEMFANSGYFAFQDIVFTDAALEDAIVRGDAKVGIKIPPDYTERLLRGESAEIQILLDGSDSTVAMQALQVVNAIALRKSIQIISDSVGLPGRFPIDARPRVLFNPDMKTPYFMVPGLVGIIMQSVTMLLTAFAVVREKETGTLEQLMVTPVSRMGLMLGKLLPYAVVGFIEMVFALALMWFLFRVPIAGNVFLLGLFGMIFVVTTLGMGLLISAIAQNHMQAVQLALVFMLPSILMSGFMFPIESMPPPLYALAHVIPATYWIRILRGVILRAAGVSDLWRQGAYMIVIGVVVLFVAASRFRKTLT; encoded by the coding sequence ATGTTCAGGGGCATCACATCCATCATCTACAAGGAAACCTTTCACATCCTGCGCGATTTCCGCACGCTCTTTCTCATGTTGCTCCTGCCCGTCATGGACCTGTCCATCTTCGGCTATGCCATCGATCTCGAAGTGCGCAACATCGCCACCGTCGTCTACAACCTCGATGGACGCCCCCAGAGCCGCGACCTCCTCGAAATGTTCGCGAATTCCGGCTATTTCGCGTTCCAGGACATCGTGTTCACCGACGCCGCCCTCGAGGACGCCATCGTACGAGGCGACGCAAAGGTGGGCATCAAGATTCCGCCGGACTACACCGAGCGCCTGTTGCGGGGCGAAAGCGCCGAGATCCAGATACTGCTCGACGGCAGCGATTCCACCGTGGCCATGCAGGCCCTCCAGGTCGTCAATGCCATCGCCCTCCGAAAGTCGATCCAGATCATTTCCGACAGCGTGGGATTGCCCGGCCGGTTCCCCATCGATGCCCGGCCCCGCGTGTTGTTCAACCCCGACATGAAGACGCCCTACTTCATGGTCCCCGGTCTTGTGGGCATTATCATGCAATCGGTAACCATGCTCCTGACCGCGTTCGCCGTGGTGCGCGAAAAAGAAACCGGCACCCTCGAACAGCTGATGGTGACGCCGGTATCGCGCATGGGCCTGATGTTGGGCAAACTCCTCCCCTATGCCGTGGTGGGTTTCATCGAGATGGTGTTCGCTCTCGCCTTGATGTGGTTTCTATTCCGCGTTCCCATTGCCGGAAACGTCTTCCTGCTGGGCCTGTTCGGCATGATTTTCGTGGTCACCACACTGGGCATGGGATTGCTCATTTCCGCCATCGCCCAGAACCACATGCAGGCCGTACAACTGGCCCTCGTGTTCATGTTGCCCTCGATTCTGATGTCGGGATTCATGTTCCCCATCGAATCCATGCCGCCGCCCCTATACGCCTTGGCTCACGTAATTCCCGCGACGTACTGGATCCGGATTCTCAGAGGGGTGATCCTGCGCGCGGCGGGTGTCTCCGACCTCTGGCGCCAAGGGGCCTACATGATTGTCATCGGCGTGGTTGTTCTTTTCGTTGCAGCCTCCCGGTTCCGCAAAACCCTCACTTGA
- a CDS encoding ABC transporter ATP-binding protein → MKTVITTENLTRRFGHFTAVDGVSLEIEEGDIFGFLGPNGSGKSTVIRMLCGLLLPSEGSARVLGCDVVRQSEKVKHNIGYMSQQFSLYPDLTVIENLTFYARIYGIPRRDRRPRIEDVIRTAGIQDYRKRLAGNLSGGWKQRLALACALVHQPRLLFLDEPTAGIDPVARRELWNLLFELSGQGVTFFVTTHYMDEAERCSHVGYIYFSKLIVCGTPGELKQLEEISPEGTVRLEVRCQRLPSAMRILSTKPYVRDVTIFADSLHVLAERGHDQRIAADLEDSGFTQPQVVTIPPTLEDVFVTLTQRRKSA, encoded by the coding sequence ATGAAAACTGTTATCACGACCGAGAACCTCACCCGCCGCTTCGGCCACTTCACCGCCGTAGACGGGGTCAGCCTCGAGATTGAGGAAGGCGATATCTTCGGCTTTCTCGGGCCGAACGGTTCCGGTAAATCGACTGTTATCCGCATGCTCTGCGGACTTCTGCTGCCCTCGGAAGGAAGCGCCCGGGTACTCGGATGCGATGTGGTCCGCCAGAGCGAGAAGGTCAAGCACAACATCGGGTACATGTCGCAGCAATTCAGTCTCTATCCCGACTTGACTGTTATCGAGAACCTCACGTTCTACGCGCGCATTTATGGCATTCCCCGCCGTGACCGACGGCCCCGCATTGAAGACGTCATCAGAACCGCCGGCATTCAGGACTACCGCAAACGCCTGGCGGGAAACCTCTCCGGCGGCTGGAAACAGCGCCTCGCGCTCGCCTGCGCACTGGTCCACCAGCCCCGCCTCCTGTTTCTCGACGAGCCCACTGCCGGAATCGATCCGGTCGCGCGGCGCGAGTTGTGGAACCTCTTGTTCGAACTCTCCGGCCAAGGCGTCACCTTCTTCGTCACGACGCACTACATGGACGAGGCGGAACGGTGCAGCCACGTCGGCTACATCTATTTCTCGAAGCTCATCGTCTGCGGCACCCCCGGCGAGCTCAAACAACTCGAGGAAATCTCTCCCGAAGGCACCGTCCGCCTTGAGGTACGGTGCCAGCGGCTCCCCTCCGCTATGCGCATCCTCAGCACCAAGCCTTACGTGCGCGATGTCACGATTTTCGCCGACTCCTTGCACGTGTTGGCCGAGCGCGGACACGACCAGCGCATCGCCGCCGACCTCGAAGACTCCGGATTCACGCAGCCGCAGGTCGTCACGATTCCGCCCACGCTCGAGGACGTGTTCGTCACCCTGACCCAGCGCAGGAAGAGCGCCTGA
- a CDS encoding peptidyl-prolyl cis-trans isomerase, which translates to MSMLMRKYKKHILWITIVLTVGPFVVWGGYRGRRNRETEYENAMAPVAVVEGVEISAAEFRQALNDEIQQRRQYGQQVEFNDLLADGTAQRVMEAMVSRRLLETEVRQSNYNFSKDFLIDQLKEQFKDDQGKFDAERWNAWVQYTNETAGHSWNGVYQDMANQLRRQLVVSEATASARVPEKELKRQFEDAHTKLDLKYVQIAPAITPTDEEIKARYDADPSAYDIPAKRTADFVALSLRPPKPALADEIIQKARAGEDFAELAKANSSGVDAADGGDMGWMTKTPQTPAHQEPLFALKPGEVSGLVEGPGGQYFIYKVEEERQSEITGERDVKARRIVLNPKLSPEERAALDEKAKGIMEAAKAAGDLAAAATEAGLEVQTSGLFGPDSRTIENIPSEDVFRFRAAVSELGQGVVSDVIACQANLYVAKVVELTQPEPQPFETVKDAVREDTIEAARRSTEYIEKCRQLAEEIKGKVTVLGEIPEKYPDLQAEVKDLDGFSQMDYASLKGLALNPRQLYTMAQDKAPGAVFGPLQDFMGQTLLLQFVAKHPPTDADWEEKWPQEHEQLRDRTLAMAQQQRFTDYLQYLRETHQWELVEETFYDIFAPAEQETEKTPEGEAAPAPGENAPAGAGAQAPAESGTDAPAPPAEAASGQSGASTEQ; encoded by the coding sequence ATGAGCATGCTGATGCGCAAGTACAAGAAGCATATCCTGTGGATCACGATCGTCCTGACAGTGGGCCCATTTGTGGTCTGGGGCGGGTATCGCGGCAGGCGAAATAGAGAAACCGAATACGAAAACGCGATGGCGCCTGTGGCGGTCGTTGAGGGAGTGGAGATCTCAGCGGCTGAATTCCGGCAAGCGCTTAACGACGAGATCCAGCAGCGAAGGCAATACGGCCAGCAGGTGGAGTTCAACGACCTCCTTGCTGACGGCACCGCGCAACGCGTCATGGAAGCCATGGTGTCGCGGCGCCTCCTCGAAACCGAAGTCCGGCAGTCGAACTATAATTTCAGCAAGGATTTCCTTATCGACCAGTTGAAAGAGCAGTTCAAGGACGACCAGGGCAAGTTCGACGCCGAGCGGTGGAACGCGTGGGTCCAGTACACCAACGAAACCGCCGGACATTCCTGGAACGGTGTTTACCAGGACATGGCAAACCAGCTTCGCCGCCAGCTGGTTGTTTCCGAAGCCACGGCGTCGGCGCGCGTGCCCGAAAAGGAGCTCAAACGGCAATTCGAGGACGCCCATACCAAACTTGACCTGAAGTATGTGCAGATCGCTCCCGCTATCACGCCTACCGACGAGGAAATCAAGGCCCGCTACGACGCCGATCCGTCCGCGTACGACATTCCTGCCAAACGCACGGCGGACTTCGTGGCGCTGTCGTTGCGCCCGCCCAAACCGGCTCTCGCCGACGAAATCATCCAGAAGGCGCGCGCAGGCGAGGATTTTGCCGAGCTTGCGAAGGCAAACTCATCCGGCGTGGATGCCGCCGATGGTGGCGACATGGGCTGGATGACTAAGACGCCCCAGACCCCGGCGCACCAGGAACCGCTGTTCGCATTGAAGCCCGGCGAAGTGAGCGGCCTCGTCGAAGGCCCTGGCGGGCAGTACTTCATCTACAAAGTCGAGGAGGAGCGGCAGAGCGAAATTACCGGCGAGCGGGATGTGAAAGCGCGGCGCATCGTGCTTAATCCGAAGTTGAGCCCGGAGGAGCGCGCCGCGCTCGACGAGAAGGCCAAGGGGATCATGGAAGCGGCAAAAGCGGCAGGCGATCTTGCCGCGGCCGCCACGGAGGCCGGGCTCGAAGTGCAAACCTCGGGGCTCTTCGGTCCCGACAGCCGCACGATCGAGAACATCCCCTCAGAAGACGTGTTTCGCTTCCGGGCCGCCGTGTCGGAACTTGGCCAGGGTGTGGTATCGGATGTGATCGCCTGCCAGGCCAACCTCTACGTGGCGAAGGTAGTGGAACTGACGCAGCCCGAGCCACAGCCATTCGAAACGGTCAAGGATGCCGTGCGCGAAGATACCATCGAAGCGGCGCGCCGTTCCACAGAGTATATCGAGAAATGCCGCCAACTTGCCGAGGAGATCAAGGGCAAGGTAACCGTTTTGGGCGAGATCCCCGAGAAATACCCGGACCTCCAGGCCGAAGTGAAAGACCTGGACGGGTTCAGCCAGATGGACTATGCCTCCCTCAAGGGCCTGGCCCTGAATCCGCGGCAACTCTATACCATGGCACAAGATAAGGCGCCGGGGGCCGTGTTCGGTCCCCTTCAGGATTTCATGGGCCAGACGCTCCTGCTGCAGTTCGTGGCCAAACACCCGCCAACCGACGCGGATTGGGAAGAGAAATGGCCCCAGGAACACGAGCAATTGCGCGACAGGACCTTGGCCATGGCACAGCAGCAGCGTTTTACCGACTACCTTCAGTATCTTCGCGAAACCCATCAGTGGGAACTCGTCGAGGAAACGTTCTACGACATCTTCGCGCCGGCGGAACAAGAAACTGAAAAAACCCCCGAGGGAGAGGCTGCCCCCGCCCCCGGGGAAAACGCCCCGGCCGGAGCGGGCGCCCAAGCCCCCGCCGAGAGCGGCACGGACGCACCCGCGCCGCCCGCGGAAGCCGCTTCCGGACAATCCGGCGCCAGCACCGAACAATAA
- a CDS encoding sodium/solute symporter (Members of the Solute:Sodium Symporter (SSS), TC 2.A.21 as described in tcdb.org, catalyze solute:Na+ symport. Known solutes for members of the family include sugars, amino acids, nucleosides, inositols, vitamins, urea or anions, depending on the system.), which yields METTQFIGTRLDLLVVLVYFVGIVAFGICFARYTRTTKDFFFGGQRFSWWLIAFSCIATTVGSYSFQKYSEQGFTYGISSSQTYLNDWYWMSILLLVWLPIIYYQRVVSIPEYLERRFGPQARAFATVIILLYLIAYIGINVFTVGVVLKSLLGWSVFSGAVITTVLVTVYVYVGGQTSVIMTDLVQGIILLVAGLGVFLAGVLHLGGFVDFWALLPQGHRFAFSEFNAPDKFSFIGVFVQDGICNSGAFILMNQGIVMRFLAIKSVHDARKMAVCWILVLAPLAAIATSGAGWVGRALVANGELEMGASDAFVYTAWFLCAPGVFGFVLAALTAALMSTADTLINAVSAVFVNDIWRRYVRPEASDAHHLKVARLVSLAAGALGLALVPVYYYQYDSIYYAHAVVTGSIPVPMVVAILFGILWKRYTPAAAVATLAGGLVLVGISFFPPLDAWLIGPFAFGMGSGSYGFMRALYGMTVCGVLGVVVSLFTKPKPLSELTGLVTGTEREAIRAYKGGEPNLVQGEKARVRVESDATLPSAETVLVPAQALERMAARTGDILYVSDPRWWFGGLRSVHVRAGGQADGDALRIHPDALEDGHLYDGQMAVIEKIL from the coding sequence ATGGAAACGACTCAATTCATCGGCACGCGTCTCGACCTCTTGGTGGTGCTTGTTTACTTTGTGGGGATTGTTGCGTTCGGCATCTGCTTTGCGCGGTACACCCGCACCACCAAGGATTTCTTCTTTGGGGGCCAGCGGTTCTCATGGTGGCTGATCGCGTTTTCGTGTATCGCGACCACGGTAGGGAGCTACAGTTTCCAGAAGTACAGCGAGCAGGGGTTCACGTACGGGATCAGCAGCAGCCAGACATACCTCAACGACTGGTACTGGATGAGCATTCTGCTGCTTGTATGGCTGCCCATCATCTATTACCAGCGGGTCGTGTCCATTCCCGAGTACCTCGAGCGGCGGTTTGGGCCGCAGGCCCGGGCGTTCGCGACGGTGATCATCCTGCTGTATCTCATCGCTTACATTGGCATCAACGTTTTCACGGTCGGCGTGGTGCTCAAATCGCTTCTGGGATGGTCGGTCTTTTCCGGCGCCGTGATCACGACGGTTCTGGTGACCGTGTACGTGTATGTGGGGGGCCAGACCTCGGTGATCATGACCGACTTGGTGCAGGGGATCATCCTGCTTGTGGCTGGCCTGGGCGTGTTCCTCGCGGGCGTTCTTCATCTCGGCGGGTTTGTGGATTTCTGGGCGCTGCTGCCGCAAGGGCACCGGTTCGCTTTCTCCGAATTCAACGCGCCGGACAAGTTCAGCTTTATCGGGGTGTTCGTGCAGGACGGCATCTGCAACAGCGGCGCTTTCATCCTGATGAATCAGGGCATCGTCATGCGGTTTCTTGCGATAAAGAGCGTACACGATGCGCGCAAGATGGCCGTATGCTGGATACTGGTTCTTGCGCCGCTGGCCGCAATCGCCACCAGCGGGGCCGGCTGGGTAGGCCGCGCCCTTGTCGCCAACGGGGAACTCGAGATGGGGGCGAGCGACGCGTTCGTCTACACCGCATGGTTCTTGTGCGCGCCGGGCGTGTTCGGTTTTGTGCTTGCGGCCTTGACGGCGGCTTTGATGAGTACCGCGGATACGCTGATCAACGCGGTGAGCGCGGTATTCGTGAACGACATCTGGCGGCGCTACGTCCGGCCCGAGGCCAGCGACGCCCATCACCTGAAAGTGGCCCGTCTCGTGAGTTTAGCGGCGGGCGCGCTGGGTCTTGCGCTGGTACCCGTCTATTACTACCAATACGACAGCATCTATTACGCGCATGCCGTGGTGACGGGGTCGATTCCGGTGCCGATGGTCGTAGCGATTCTTTTCGGGATCCTCTGGAAACGGTATACCCCGGCTGCGGCAGTAGCCACATTGGCGGGGGGGCTTGTGCTGGTGGGCATCTCGTTCTTCCCGCCGTTAGATGCGTGGCTCATCGGTCCGTTTGCGTTCGGAATGGGCAGCGGCAGTTACGGGTTCATGCGCGCCCTGTACGGCATGACGGTGTGCGGCGTTCTCGGCGTGGTTGTGAGCCTCTTCACGAAGCCCAAACCGCTCAGTGAGCTTACGGGCTTGGTCACAGGCACCGAGCGTGAAGCCATTCGCGCATACAAGGGTGGCGAGCCCAATCTCGTACAGGGGGAAAAGGCCCGCGTGCGCGTCGAGTCCGACGCAACGCTTCCCAGCGCCGAAACGGTCCTGGTGCCCGCGCAGGCGCTCGAACGCATGGCGGCCCGCACGGGCGACATCCTGTACGTATCCGATCCGCGCTGGTGGTTTGGCGGGTTGCGGTCGGTACATGTGCGGGCAGGCGGACAGGCCGACGGCGACGCGCTGCGAATCCATCCCGATGCCCTGGAAGACGGCCACCTCTACGACGGGCAAATGGCCGTGATCGAGAAAATCCTGTAA